A window of Campylobacter pinnipediorum subsp. pinnipediorum contains these coding sequences:
- a CDS encoding apolipoprotein N-acyltransferase: MRLVNFVPAFLFLNRKFLKQYFTTKIIIKAFVSAFLISNFIFLAIFDYEILNFISPFLTILGIYLLINTDRIGFFLTGFFVGILWFYWIGFSFIYYDMSYMIPIVIIFVGIVYGVVFFIASFPSFVFLRAVMVFLISYIHPFGFNWFNLEATLVLGVFEPSTKGLIYIFLSAYCLRFNKFYKLLFLIPLIFAIQIDTKKPNFLPFDVELIQTNIPQDKKWDKRYKNDFINENLKLINSAIKDNKKLIIMPENAFATFMNFEKELILELKKLSKDITIVAGALSYENRQTHNSTYIFDDGKMQKIDKYVLVPFGEEIPLPNFMRDFINKNFFNGASDFRPANDVGDYEIDGVWVRNAICYEATTDKIYKNNPKIIIAITNNGWFKTKNINSTEPVLQHLLLKYYATKYGTTIYHSVNGSKSEIIVPKKGI; this comes from the coding sequence ATGAGGTTAGTAAATTTTGTTCCTGCATTTTTGTTCCTTAATAGAAAATTTTTAAAGCAATATTTTACCACTAAAATTATAATAAAAGCCTTTGTAAGTGCTTTTTTAATTTCAAATTTTATTTTTTTAGCTATTTTTGATTATGAAATTTTAAATTTCATTTCACCTTTTTTGACTATTTTAGGGATTTATCTGCTTATAAATACAGATAGAATTGGCTTTTTCTTAACTGGTTTTTTTGTAGGAATTTTGTGGTTTTATTGGATAGGATTTAGTTTTATTTATTATGATATGAGTTATATGATTCCTATCGTTATAATCTTTGTTGGTATTGTTTATGGAGTTGTATTTTTTATAGCAAGTTTTCCAAGTTTTGTCTTTTTAAGAGCAGTAATGGTTTTTTTGATAAGTTATATTCATCCTTTTGGGTTTAATTGGTTTAATCTAGAAGCAACTTTGGTTTTAGGTGTGTTTGAGCCAAGCACAAAGGGTTTGATTTATATATTTTTATCGGCTTATTGTTTGAGATTTAATAAATTTTATAAACTTTTGTTTTTAATTCCTTTGATATTTGCTATTCAAATTGATACAAAAAAACCAAATTTTTTACCTTTTGATGTAGAACTTATTCAAACAAATATACCACAAGATAAAAAATGGGATAAAAGATACAAAAATGATTTTATAAATGAAAATTTAAAGCTTATAAACTCAGCTATAAAAGACAATAAAAAGCTTATTATTATGCCTGAAAATGCCTTTGCTACTTTTATGAATTTTGAAAAAGAGCTTATTTTAGAGCTTAAAAAATTATCTAAAGATATAACCATTGTAGCCGGTGCATTATCATATGAAAACAGACAAACTCATAACTCAACATATATCTTTGATGATGGCAAAATGCAAAAGATTGATAAATATGTCTTGGTTCCTTTTGGAGAGGAAATTCCACTTCCAAACTTTATGCGTGATTTTATAAATAAAAACTTTTTTAATGGAGCAAGTGATTTTAGACCAGCTAATGATGTGGGCGATTATGAGATAGATGGTGTTTGGGTAAGAAATGCGATTTGCTATGAAGCTACCACTGATAAAATTTATAAAAACAATCCAAAAATAATCATAGCAATAACAAATAATGGTTGGTTTAAAACAAAAAATATAAACTCAACAGAGCCGGTTTTGCAACATTTATTGCTTAAATACTATGCTACAAAATATGGCACTACAATATATCATAGTGTGAATGGTTCAAAAAGCGAGATAATAGTCCCAAAAAAAGGAATTTAA
- the yajC gene encoding preprotein translocase subunit YajC, with translation MQEQNLLTSLLPLVAIFAIFYFLVIRPQQKQQKQHAEMISNLVKGDKIITNGGLICEVIKPEEDFIKVKLNDDVIVRLSRDFVAKKIEA, from the coding sequence ATGCAGGAACAAAATTTACTAACCTCATTATTACCTCTTGTCGCGATTTTTGCGATTTTTTATTTTTTGGTTATCAGACCACAACAAAAGCAACAAAAGCAACACGCAGAGATGATTTCAAACCTAGTAAAAGGTGATAAAATAATAACAAATGGTGGCTTAATATGTGAAGTCATAAAACCTGAAGAGGATTTTATCAAAGTAAAACTTAACGATGACGTAATAGTTCGTCTTTCAAGAGATTTTGTAGCTAAAAAGATCGAAGCTTAA